A segment of the Streptomyces sp. XD-27 genome:
TTCCATCCATCGATTCTCGTCAGTCCTGCGATCCTTGTCGTAGACGCGGTCTCCCAGCGCGACGAGGAAATCCTTGCCGTGTTTCCCGCCCTTCAGGAAGGGCGTCAGCCGGTCGGGGCGAAACCCGTCGTATTCATCTATCGAAAATTTATCGAACCACTTATCCCAAGCTTGCTGCCTGGCTTTCGTTGATTTCCCTTCAAAAGCAACCTGCGTGTAGGTTCCAAACGTATCGGCGATTACCTTGCGATCTTTTTCGCGCTGCTCCGGGTCGTCCTCGTAGTGATCGTTCATCCGGTCGCCCATCTGCAGCGACAGCAGGTTCAGCCACTCAGGCCCCAGGCGGTCGTAGAAGGCCTTCACATAGTCCCCGTCAGCCCGATACTCGTTCAATCGGGCGAACATCTCAGGGGTGATGTCGCCGCCGCTCTCCAACTTCTCCCGGAACTCGTCACCGAGTTTCTTCCCGTTACGTTGCGACTGCGCCGTCTGTCCGACGAGCTTCTCGTCGATCTGCACCATGCCTTTGCGCCCCGGGTACTTCTTGTCCGCGGCGATGGCCAGATGGTGACGGCGTTGCAGCATGGGTAGCTGGTCATCTGCCCAGCCGGCGATGGCGAGCAATCCGACCAATTCCTTGGTGTCGATCCCGTACCGGGTGAAGCTCGCCTTGATCGAGGTAGCGCTCGCCCTGAGCCGGTCTTTGTCCTTCTTGAATGAAGCGATTGTGGTTTCAAGGAGCTCGGGGTCGATTCCAGAGAAACCGCTACCTGCACTCTTACCCATATGAGATCTCCCCGTGACGTTTTCTGCGATTCGTCGAGCAAGTTCCGTGATCAGTAACCGCGCAGGTCGAGCTGAATCAGTTTGGCGTCGGCGATGGGAACCTTCTCGGGAGTTTCATCGATCTTGGCCTGTACCGCCGGGATCAGCTTCTCAAGCAGCTGCACCATGTGCGTGCGTCGCGCGGCGATGTCCGAATGCCATTTGTCGGCTGTTTTGCCGACCCATGCCTTATCTTCCTCCGCCTTCCCTTCTCCGACCCGCTTGGCAGTCGTCTTCAGGAGCTCCTTGAGGTCTTTCAGCTCCTCCTGGAGGTTCTGCTTCAACCTCACAAGGTGTGTTCGGTATGGGTTGTCGACCTTGGGTACTTCATCGGACTTGCCGTTCTCGCCCATCGAGCCCTCCCCTCCTCTGCGCCGTATTAGCAGAGCACATGTAGGGGCCGCAGACCAGAGAATTCGCAAACTTGATACTCAGACCGCAGGAAGTCCGTAGAATCTGTCCGAGTGTGTAACTAGCAGCCGTCGGCCTACCGAAGTGACGTGCCACTCTCCGTCGTCGTGCACTCCGTCATTGAAGGTCCAGCGGAGCTTGCCGTTCTCGGCGTCGAAAGCGTAGATCCCGCCGGAATCGAAGAAGGTGGCTCCGTAGACCGAGTCACCGGCCCTCACGAACTCCATCGGCGCCGGGCGTTGACCGAGGTCGTCCGCTTTCCACAGCTTCTTGCCGCGCCCCGCGTCGACGGCCCACACACCGCCGTTCTGGACCGAGGCGTAGATCGTGCTGCCGACCAGCGTGAGCGGCGAGTTGAACGGGTTCTTGTGCTCGCTGGGGAGCGCCCAGCGCTGGTGGCCCTTCTTCAAGTCAAAGGCCCGTATCGACGCACCGCTGATGATGACCTTGTCACGGTGGACCATCGGCCGCCATGCGGTGTTGTCGCCCACCGGCTTGGTCCACAGCTGCTCTCCGTCTGAGGCTCTGCGCACCGTGAGGTTATAGAGATCGTCCGTGTACACCACGTGCCGGCCATCGCTCGTCGCCTGGACCTCCCAAACACCGGAGCCCTCGCTGCGCGGCTTGCGCCACACCACCTCACGGCTCTTGATGTCAACCGCCGCGATCACTGTTGGTGTCTTCGTGGGGTCTTCGGTGAGGACGTTGGCGATGACGTAGACGCGCTTGTCATCGGCCGCGACCGGCCACGGCTGGTCGTACTTTCCACCCAGCCGGCTCCGCCACGCCTCCTTGCCCGTGGCCGGGTCGATCCCGATGAAGTCCCCGTCGTACTTGGGACTCCGGAAGAACAGCAAGTTGTTGCTGAGGATCAACTCGGCGCCTGGCCCTGCAACGTTCGGCTCCGCCCACTTGCGTTGACCGGTGACGACATCGTGCGCGATCAGCGGATCGCCACTGATCACCATGAGATTGCCGATCACCATGGGGCGAACCCCGTAATTGAGGCTCAGTGGCTTCGCGCGCTCGTCCCACAGGGCTTTGGGACTGGTACCGGCCGGCGGAGTGGTGAAGTCCGCCTCGGAGAGCACCTTGGTGTCGTCTTTGGAGGGCCGGGACTTGTCCTCCGCATCGCTGCCCCGCGTCACCGCCCACGCGACCGCCCCACCAGCCGCAAGCACGCCCGCACCGGCGCCGAGCGCGAGGAACCTGCGCCGTGAAGGAGCGGACGACACCGGTGAGGACGGCGTCTGCGCCAATGGCTTGCGAGAAGGCGCCGTGGCGGTCGCCTGGTCGAGGACGGTCGGCGTACGCAGTGGCTCCTCGCCCATTCGCAGCGGACTGTCGAGGTCCAGGACCGCCGCGGCGTGCCGGGCGATCGTGGATGCGACCGGTCCCGGGAGCCAGTTGTGCAGCGCCGTCTCAATCCCACCCGGCGCGAGTTCTGAGACCAGGAACTCGGGGCGGGCCGTTCCTCGGGGTTCTTGGCGAGGCATGCTCCCACGAGGGGACGCAGCGGCTCAGGCACCCCCGATAGTTCGGCTTCTCCGTGGACGACCTGATACAGCAGCCCCGCCGCCGAGCCGTGGCCGAACGGCTGCTGTGCAGTGGCCGCGTACGCCATCACGACGCCCAGCGAGAACACGTCGCCCTGCGGCCCGGCCACCTGGCCACTCGCCTGCTCCGGCGGGATGAATCCGGGCGAGCCGACCACCACTCCGGTACTGGTCATCCGCGCCCCGTCGACTGCGCGCGCAATCCCGAAGTCGATGACCCGCGGGCCGTCGGCAGCCAGCAACACATTCGACGGTTTGAGATCTCGATGGACCAGGCCGGCGCCGTGGATGACCGAGAGAGCGGAGGCCAGTCCCGCGCCCAGCGCGCGTACGGACTCCTCGGGAAGTGCCCCGTGCTCGGCGATGACGTCGTCGAGGGACGGGCCGAGCACGTAAGCGGTCGCCAGCCACGGCAGATCCGCCTCGGTGTCAGCGTCCACCACGGGGGCGGTGTACGCCCCCGACACGGCACGCACGATGTCTACCTCGAGCCGGAAGCGGCTCCGGAACTCCACGTCCTCGGCCAGTTCCGGCCGTACGACCTTGACCGCGACGGTACGCCCACTGGGCGACCGGGCCAGGTAGACGCGTCCCATACCGCCGGCACCCAGACGCGCAAGCAGCCGGTAGGGACCCACAACGTGGGGA
Coding sequences within it:
- a CDS encoding PQQ-binding-like beta-propeller repeat protein, encoding MPRQEPRGTARPEFLVSELAPGGIETALHNWLPGPVASTIARHAAAVLDLDSPLRMGEEPLRTPTVLDQATATAPSRKPLAQTPSSPVSSAPSRRRFLALGAGAGVLAAGGAVAWAVTRGSDAEDKSRPSKDDTKVLSEADFTTPPAGTSPKALWDERAKPLSLNYGVRPMVIGNLMVISGDPLIAHDVVTGQRKWAEPNVAGPGAELILSNNLLFFRSPKYDGDFIGIDPATGKEAWRSRLGGKYDQPWPVAADDKRVYVIANVLTEDPTKTPTVIAAVDIKSREVVWRKPRSEGSGVWEVQATSDGRHVVYTDDLYNLTVRRASDGEQLWTKPVGDNTAWRPMVHRDKVIISGASIRAFDLKKGHQRWALPSEHKNPFNSPLTLVGSTIYASVQNGGVWAVDAGRGKKLWKADDLGQRPAPMEFVRAGDSVYGATFFDSGGIYAFDAENGKLRWTFNDGVHDDGEWHVTSVGRRLLVTHSDRFYGLPAV